From the genome of Mesorhizobium japonicum MAFF 303099, one region includes:
- a CDS encoding protein-L-isoaspartate O-methyltransferase family protein: MRRRDFLTLSAGAAAFSILPAMVRANVPVPYDRNAEVPFNDKKSFIDWMVANRGEDPKFLAQRFDRFQIMVYNKDVLDDRNKRAFLLTPREEFVLPQNLGRAYDHAFLDIGYGVTISGPHLVGRMTTAIDVQFGEAVLEIGTGSGYQSAYLANLTDKVHTIEIINPLAQRTRRTYDGLVERGYSEFGSVTSRNADGYYGWESVGPFDKIIVTCGIDHIPPSLLQQLKPNGVMVIPVGPPGAQHVLKVTKQQLADGTFNIVRSDIYNGKVVPFVPFTKLEGDQIVGTHNS, translated from the coding sequence ATGAGGCGTCGGGATTTCTTGACGCTGTCGGCGGGTGCGGCGGCGTTCTCCATTCTTCCAGCCATGGTCAGGGCCAACGTGCCGGTGCCCTACGACCGCAACGCCGAAGTGCCGTTCAACGACAAAAAATCGTTCATCGACTGGATGGTGGCCAATCGCGGCGAGGATCCGAAGTTTTTGGCGCAGCGATTCGATCGCTTCCAGATCATGGTCTACAACAAGGACGTGCTGGACGACCGCAACAAGCGCGCCTTCCTTTTGACTCCGCGTGAGGAATTCGTGCTGCCGCAGAATCTGGGGCGCGCCTACGACCATGCCTTCCTCGACATCGGCTATGGCGTGACGATTTCGGGTCCGCACCTGGTCGGGCGGATGACGACGGCGATCGACGTGCAATTCGGCGAGGCCGTACTCGAGATCGGCACCGGTTCGGGTTACCAGTCGGCCTATCTCGCCAACCTCACCGACAAGGTGCACACGATCGAGATCATCAATCCGCTGGCGCAGCGCACGCGGCGCACCTATGACGGGCTGGTCGAGCGCGGCTACAGCGAATTCGGTTCGGTCACCAGCCGCAATGCCGACGGCTATTATGGCTGGGAAAGCGTCGGCCCGTTCGACAAGATCATCGTCACCTGCGGCATCGACCACATTCCGCCGTCGCTGCTGCAGCAGTTGAAGCCCAATGGCGTGATGGTCATTCCGGTCGGCCCGCCGGGCGCGCAGCACGTGCTCAAGGTGACCAAGCAGCAGCTCGCGGACGGCACGTTCAACATCGTCCGCTCGGACATCTACAATGGCAAGGTGGTGCCGTTCGTGCCGTTCACCAAGCTGGAAGGCGACCAGATCGTCGGCACGCACAACAGCTGA
- a CDS encoding DUF1344 domain-containing protein, translated as MKKTLATTVALLAFLGTAYAASVQGTIQAVDPTTKSITLDDGKIYQLSPEAKIGKLKVGAKVAVTVDDKTGMVTSIKKAS; from the coding sequence ATGAAGAAGACCCTCGCAACCACAGTCGCTCTGCTCGCCTTCCTCGGTACGGCCTACGCCGCGTCCGTTCAGGGCACCATCCAGGCGGTCGATCCGACGACCAAGTCAATTACGCTCGACGACGGCAAGATCTACCAGCTGTCGCCGGAAGCGAAGATCGGCAAACTGAAGGTCGGCGCCAAGGTGGCGGTAACCGTCGATGACAAGACCGGCATGGTGACGTCGATCAAGAAGGCTTCGTAG
- a CDS encoding FAD-binding oxidoreductase has product MADEQKGFRLSRRLVLGAAVVGGAVLWGGTTMARLARGPSGPKNAGRIADIDGIALPLKPIASPPAFDPSLPWSAKGGDINDASGLSRTPVYGVVEVSEEHHIAKALAFARANGLKVSLAAIRHSMGGHAFDDNALVLDLKKFNKVTVDAAAKTMTLQPGARWHDIQNLLHPRFAVKAMQSTDIFSVGGSLSVNAHGMDHQAGSVAGSIRSMRVMLADGSVTTCSATENSELFRHVVGGYGLFGVVLEATLDIVDNAVYRTSREIIKSDDFPKFFAEVLEPNKDIGLFYGHLSTAPGNFLEDMIVYRYDKVAEEPPADQPDIGEPGSVGLKRVIINLAKWGSVFQELKWFTEKTLEPKFENCTVARTAAMAQGEACLVTRNNPMHDSVPYLFNDLNDETDILHEYFIPRAAYVEFITEAREILRNQSLPVLNASVRIVHKEDVALTYAPEPAYSLVLYINQPTDADGNAKMRALTRALIDVTIKHGGRFFLPYQLHYTAKELQASYPELPAFLAAKRHYDPTELFSSTFYRGIKALSGVA; this is encoded by the coding sequence ATGGCTGACGAACAGAAGGGGTTTCGCCTGTCGCGCCGGCTGGTGCTCGGCGCGGCTGTCGTCGGCGGCGCGGTGCTGTGGGGCGGAACCACCATGGCGCGGCTGGCGCGCGGGCCTTCAGGGCCGAAGAATGCCGGGCGCATCGCCGACATCGATGGCATTGCCCTGCCGCTGAAACCGATTGCCAGTCCGCCAGCCTTTGACCCCTCGCTGCCCTGGTCGGCCAAGGGCGGCGACATCAACGACGCCAGCGGCCTGTCGCGGACGCCGGTCTATGGCGTGGTCGAGGTCAGCGAGGAGCACCATATCGCCAAGGCGTTGGCCTTTGCCCGCGCCAACGGGCTGAAAGTGTCGCTGGCGGCCATCCGCCATTCGATGGGCGGGCATGCCTTCGACGACAATGCGCTGGTGCTCGATCTCAAGAAATTCAACAAGGTCACTGTGGATGCCGCGGCCAAGACCATGACGCTGCAGCCCGGCGCGCGCTGGCACGACATCCAGAACCTGCTGCATCCGCGCTTCGCGGTGAAGGCGATGCAATCGACCGATATCTTCTCCGTCGGCGGCTCGCTGTCGGTCAATGCACATGGCATGGACCACCAGGCGGGTTCGGTGGCCGGCTCGATCCGCTCGATGCGGGTGATGCTTGCCGACGGGTCGGTGACGACCTGCTCGGCCACGGAGAACAGCGAGCTGTTCCGCCACGTCGTCGGCGGCTACGGCCTGTTCGGCGTGGTGCTGGAGGCGACACTCGACATCGTCGACAACGCCGTCTACCGCACCTCGCGCGAAATCATCAAATCGGACGATTTCCCGAAGTTCTTCGCCGAGGTGCTGGAGCCGAACAAGGATATCGGCCTGTTCTACGGCCATCTGTCGACGGCGCCGGGTAATTTCCTCGAGGACATGATCGTCTATCGCTACGACAAGGTGGCCGAAGAGCCGCCCGCCGACCAGCCCGATATCGGCGAACCCGGCTCAGTCGGGCTGAAGCGGGTGATCATCAATCTGGCGAAATGGGGCAGCGTGTTCCAGGAGCTGAAGTGGTTCACCGAAAAGACGCTGGAACCGAAATTCGAGAACTGCACGGTGGCGCGCACGGCAGCCATGGCGCAGGGCGAGGCCTGCCTCGTCACCCGCAACAACCCGATGCACGATTCGGTGCCGTATCTGTTCAACGATCTGAACGACGAGACCGACATCCTGCACGAATATTTCATTCCACGTGCGGCCTATGTCGAGTTCATCACCGAAGCGCGCGAGATCCTGCGCAATCAATCCCTGCCGGTGCTCAACGCCTCGGTGCGCATCGTCCACAAGGAGGATGTGGCGCTGACCTACGCGCCGGAGCCGGCCTATTCGCTGGTGCTCTACATCAACCAGCCGACCGATGCAGACGGCAACGCGAAGATGCGGGCGCTGACGCGGGCGCTGATCGACGTGACGATCAAGCATGGCGGGCGCTTCTTCCTGCCCTACCAGCTGCACTACACGGCCAAGGAGTTGCAGGCCTCCTATCCCGAACTGCCGGCCTTCCTGGCGGCGAAACGGCACTATGACCCTACGGAACTGTTTTCCTCGACCTTCTACCGTGGCATCAAGGCGCTGAGCGGGGTTGCATAA
- a CDS encoding YegJ family protein produces MKLAVRTMISLMLAFAPGLAGAQGVGPGDDKTVIFTPDDPDMALATAKALARLDEFLALSEAPPPGTDRFKLKVKVRDGNVTEHFWVTPFSRTETGFVGILANQPEEVRNVVLGQTIEFNRDDISDWGYRSGGRQVGSFTVCVMFKKMSKEEADTAREQYGFDC; encoded by the coding sequence ATGAAACTTGCAGTCCGGACCATGATATCCCTGATGCTGGCGTTTGCTCCGGGATTGGCCGGCGCGCAAGGCGTGGGTCCGGGCGACGACAAAACGGTGATCTTTACTCCCGACGATCCCGATATGGCTCTGGCTACCGCCAAGGCGCTAGCCAGACTGGATGAATTCCTAGCCTTGTCCGAGGCTCCTCCCCCTGGGACAGACAGGTTCAAACTGAAGGTTAAGGTGCGGGATGGAAACGTCACCGAACATTTCTGGGTCACACCGTTCAGCCGCACCGAGACCGGCTTTGTCGGCATCCTGGCGAACCAGCCGGAGGAAGTTCGCAATGTCGTCCTTGGGCAGACCATAGAATTCAACAGGGACGACATTTCCGACTGGGGCTATAGAAGCGGTGGGCGTCAAGTTGGCAGCTTCACCGTCTGCGTGATGTTCAAGAAAATGTCCAAAGAAGAAGCAGACACCGCGCGCGAACAATATGGCTTCGACTGCTGA
- a CDS encoding CapA family protein: MSNYPLSYKLSWLPRFLKPSLSGDALGFAPMAGRLMEPPPRQTVRLAFIGDISAVANRHAPDCDPAIKALLGAADLVIGNCESPVLERPSAVLGTKLGTHHAMSERFLAEALAAVGIAHEKLVLSLANNHVLDQGVAGLDETVAALKRLGIRSIGLAADGAVQPVKVRLLNVGFAAFTLWRNADESLFAGRVSMSSDLAGWPRGFDLLCAVPHWDWEFRHFPRAGTRALARRLAGQGVRLIAGHHAHVMQPVERIGETVVAYGLGDLLGTALARQPWPGRIGGIFVADVSADEGSRGAIAAYQMHPFVRLRDGDHERLVPVEGLERRMRDKVEGRLGAIFRQHCT; encoded by the coding sequence GTGTCGAATTATCCGCTTTCCTACAAACTGTCCTGGCTGCCGCGTTTTCTGAAGCCGTCACTTAGCGGCGATGCTTTGGGGTTTGCGCCGATGGCGGGGAGGTTGATGGAACCACCGCCAAGGCAGACGGTGCGGCTTGCCTTCATCGGCGATATCTCGGCGGTGGCCAACCGGCATGCGCCGGACTGCGATCCGGCAATCAAGGCACTGCTTGGCGCTGCCGATCTGGTGATCGGCAATTGCGAAAGCCCTGTCTTGGAGAGGCCGAGCGCGGTGCTCGGCACAAAGCTCGGCACGCATCATGCGATGAGCGAGCGGTTTCTGGCCGAGGCGCTGGCGGCGGTCGGTATCGCGCACGAAAAACTGGTGCTGTCGCTAGCCAACAATCATGTCCTCGATCAGGGCGTCGCCGGTCTCGACGAGACGGTGGCGGCGCTGAAGCGGCTCGGCATCCGCAGCATAGGCCTTGCCGCCGATGGCGCAGTGCAGCCGGTCAAAGTTCGGCTGTTGAATGTCGGCTTCGCCGCCTTCACGCTATGGCGCAATGCAGATGAGAGCCTGTTTGCCGGGCGTGTGTCGATGAGCAGCGATCTGGCCGGCTGGCCGCGCGGCTTCGATCTTCTTTGCGCGGTGCCGCATTGGGACTGGGAGTTCCGGCACTTTCCGCGGGCCGGGACGCGGGCATTGGCCAGGCGCCTGGCCGGGCAGGGTGTCCGGCTGATCGCCGGCCACCATGCGCATGTGATGCAGCCGGTGGAACGGATCGGCGAGACTGTCGTCGCCTATGGGCTCGGCGATCTCCTCGGCACCGCGCTCGCCCGCCAGCCATGGCCGGGGCGCATTGGCGGGATTTTTGTCGCGGATGTCAGTGCGGATGAGGGGTCGCGCGGTGCGATTGCGGCTTACCAGATGCATCCGTTCGTGCGGCTGCGGGACGGGGATCATGAGCGACTAGTGCCGGTGGAGGGGTTGGAGCGCCGTATGCGCGACAAGGTCGAGGGGCGGCTGGGCGCGATCTTTCGGCAGCACTGCACATGA